The segment ATGAGAGACAGACAGTTGTAGAGGAGGGATATTTTTGGTAGAGTAGGATAGTTTTTTTTTACCGCAGATGAAGACAGATGAACGCAGATGAACGCAGATGGGAAATAAACCAGATTACGGAGAAGATTATCGGTTGTGCTTTTACGGTGGGGAATAATTTGGGGTGTGGTTTTTTGGAGAAAGTTTACGAAAATGCTTTGGCATACGAATTACGTAAGACGGGACTACGAGTTCAAACACAGTATCAAATTAGAGTTTATTATGATGGCATAGTCGTTGGAGAATTTGCCGCAGACTTATTAGTAGAAGAATGCGTTTTAGTAGAACTAAAAGCCATCAAAACCATGACTGAAAAAGATAGGTCTCAATGCCTAAACTACCTTAAAGCAACCAACCTAACCATTTGCCTACTCATCAACTTCGGCAACCCCCAAGTCGAAATCAAACGAATAGCCCGCAACTTTTAACCCCCAACCAAAAAAACAATCAAAATCTTATCTGCGTTCATCTGCGTTCATCCCTCTTCATCTGCGGTAAAAAAATCATGGAACCTCCAATCAACACCATCAAACTATCCCAAACAGCCAAAGACCAACTCCTCAAACTCCGACGCTTCACCAAAATCGACCAATGGAACATCCTGTGTCGCTGGGCATTTTGTCGTTCCCTAGCCGAACCCAGCATCCCCTCCCCCGTCCCCATCATCACCGACAGCAACGTCGAAATGTCCTGGCGAGTCTTCGGGGGTGAAATCTCCGATATCTTAATCCTCGCCCTCAAACAACGCTGCCAAAAAGACAACTTAGGCTGTGACAAAGAAACCCTTGCCAACCAATTTCGCCTCCACCTCCATCGAGGTATCGGCTACCTAGCAGGTGACCCAAATATTAAAAAGATCGAAGACTTAATTGCGATCGCAACTCAGGGGCTAAGTACTAAAAACTAAAGAAAAGCAAATACTCGTACTTGGCAATGCCCGTCGAAAAAAGCTTCCGGAGAAGGAGTAAGACCAACTAAAGGCACTGTTTTACAACGGGTTTTTTTGCGAAGAAAGAATCCCTACGTATGAGAGGTTGGGGAGTTGTCAAATATTCCTTTACAATTAGGTGCGGGTAAGCCTATCTAAATAATTATGCGAGTAGTAGCCCTAGTTCCTGGCGGAATTGGCGATCAAATTCTGTTTTTTCCGACCCTGGACGACCTGAAGCGTAACCATCCAGAAGCCGAGATCGATGTAGTGGTCGAACCTCGATCGAAGGGTGCCTATCGGATCTGCAAGTCCGTTCAAGATGTCATACCTTTTGACTTTAAAGACCGCAATAGTTTGGCAGATTGGGGCAACATACTCGGTACGATCCGCGATCGCGAGTATGACATCGCCCTTTCCTTGGGGAAAAGCTGGCTGGTCGGTCTATTATTGTGGATGACAGGTATTCCCGTCCGGGTCGGTTATGCTGGTAGCCCCGGTTCTACCATATTTATCAGTAATCCGGTTACCTTAAAAACCGAACAATCCGCAGCTAGTATGTATCACGACCTGCTAAGCGGTTTGGGAATTCATACAGCTTGTCCGGATTTATCGATTAACGTACCCAAACAAGACATTCAATGGGCAGAAGCAGAACAAAAACGGCTGGGTATTGGCGAAAGCGGTTACGTTCTGATTCACGGCGGTTCTAGCGAACTCTCCAAAGAGAAAGGAATTGATAAACTCTACCCAACAACTCATTGGCGGGAAATCATTCAAGATTTCCAACAACGTCAACCGGATATGCCAGTGGTAGTAGTGCAAGGCCCAGATGATGTCCCCTACGTCAGCCAACTGTTGCAATCTTTCTCTAATTTGAAAGTAACTGCACCAGCCGATATCGGTAAATTGGCGGCAACGATCGCAGGTGCTAATTTGATGCTGTGTACCGATAGTGCGCCAATGCACTTGGGAGTAGCAGTACAAACTTACACGATCGCTTTATTTGGCCCTACCGACCCGAGTAAACTGCTGCCGAAAAGCGATCGCGTTCTCACCATTAAATCCCCAACTGGCAAAATGGCCGATATCTCGCCTCAAGAAGTTTTACAAAAAGTTTGGGGAGGCTGAACCGATTCTAGATTTTAGATTTTAGATTTTAGATTAAAAGTGCCTTCTAAAATCTAAAATCTAAGATTAAACTCGCCATACATCTAAATTTGGATATTTCTCCTCTTGCTAGGTAAAAACTTTCCCCCCATCCCCCCATCTCCCCATCAGTCTAATATGCCTAGCAGCTTAAAACCAGCCGTATTTCTCGATCGCGATGGCGTTCTCAACATCGAAGCAGGTTACATTCACAATGTCGAAGACCTCCACTTAATACCCGGTGTGGCGAAAGCATTACGGCAGTTAAATGACCGAGAAATATTTTGTTGTTTAGTTTCCAATCAATCTGGCCCAGCGAGAAGCTACTATCCGGTAAATCACGTAGAAGCATTGCATCACCGACTTTGCCATCTCTTGGAAACCGAAGCAGGGGCCAAATTAAATGCTTTGTACTATTGTCCCTACCTCAGCCCACCAGAAGGAGGAATCAATCCAGAATTTACGCGCTGGAGTACTTGGCGCAAACCAAACACGGGTATGCTAGTAGCAGCCGCTTGGGATTGGAATCTCGATTTAAGCCAAAGTTTTATGGTTGGCGATAAAGCAACCGATGTAGATATGGCTCACAATGCTGGATGTAAGGGAATTTTAGTGCAAACTGGATTTGGGGAAAGCGTCCTCAGTGGTAAATACCAACACCATACCAAACCCGATTACGTAGCTGCTGATTTGGCAGATGCAGTTGATTGGATTTTCTGCCAAATGGGTAAGTTATAAGTAGAGCTACTCCAGAAGCAAAGTTTCCATGAAAACACTAGTTTCCATGCCATTAACCAAAAGTCCCGCCGGAACTTGGACGATCGCAACTGCTAAAACTGCTGATGAAAAACCCTATTTCGGTACGGTGCAAATTCATCCGATGGGGCAAATTTATACCGTTTCCTGGCTGACCACTTTAGGTGATTACACTGGTCTGGCTTTTTATGAAGATGGTTATATTTTTGCCGGTTGTGCTTTTCATAATTCCTATGGGGTAACTCTCTATACAATTAACGATGATGGCACTCTCGATGGAAAGTGGACTTCTCCATCTTATAAAGGTGCGATCGGTACCGAGAAATTGGTAGGCGGTATCCCCGGTCAACTGGAAGGAACTTACCACGCTACCAGCAGTTCTCCTCCCCCAAACAGCGCGAATTACGAAGGTACTCTCAATATCCAGCAGCTAAATGATATTTATCAAGTTTCTTGGTCGGTGGGAATCGATTACCAAGGTACGGGCTTGCGCGTTGGCAATAAGTTAGTGGTTGCTTGGGGAGAAGGTAACGTTTTCTGCATGAATTACCAAATTGAGAATAACGCCGCATTAGGTCGCTGGGCTTATCTTGGTAATTCAGCTTTGGCAATGGAAAATTTACACAAAATTTGCTGATTTGGTTTAATTGTTAATCACTTCAAACAAACCATCATCTAATTCATAACCAAACATCTGCGCCATTGCTTTTAATCGGGATGGACTTTCAATTCCTCGATCCTTCATCCATTCCGTTAAAACAAATAACTTTTGCATCACAAAAATTTCTAAGGCTTCCGGATTATACTG is part of the Leptolyngbyaceae cyanobacterium genome and harbors:
- a CDS encoding GxxExxY protein; the encoded protein is MNADERRWEINQITEKIIGCAFTVGNNLGCGFLEKVYENALAYELRKTGLRVQTQYQIRVYYDGIVVGEFAADLLVEECVLVELKAIKTMTEKDRSQCLNYLKATNLTICLLINFGNPQVEIKRIARNF
- a CDS encoding glycosyltransferase family 9 protein, with amino-acid sequence MRVVALVPGGIGDQILFFPTLDDLKRNHPEAEIDVVVEPRSKGAYRICKSVQDVIPFDFKDRNSLADWGNILGTIRDREYDIALSLGKSWLVGLLLWMTGIPVRVGYAGSPGSTIFISNPVTLKTEQSAASMYHDLLSGLGIHTACPDLSINVPKQDIQWAEAEQKRLGIGESGYVLIHGGSSELSKEKGIDKLYPTTHWREIIQDFQQRQPDMPVVVVQGPDDVPYVSQLLQSFSNLKVTAPADIGKLAATIAGANLMLCTDSAPMHLGVAVQTYTIALFGPTDPSKLLPKSDRVLTIKSPTGKMADISPQEVLQKVWGG
- a CDS encoding HAD family hydrolase, whose protein sequence is MPSSLKPAVFLDRDGVLNIEAGYIHNVEDLHLIPGVAKALRQLNDREIFCCLVSNQSGPARSYYPVNHVEALHHRLCHLLETEAGAKLNALYYCPYLSPPEGGINPEFTRWSTWRKPNTGMLVAAAWDWNLDLSQSFMVGDKATDVDMAHNAGCKGILVQTGFGESVLSGKYQHHTKPDYVAADLADAVDWIFCQMGKL
- the dndE gene encoding DNA sulfur modification protein DndE; this translates as MEPPINTIKLSQTAKDQLLKLRRFTKIDQWNILCRWAFCRSLAEPSIPSPVPIITDSNVEMSWRVFGGEISDILILALKQRCQKDNLGCDKETLANQFRLHLHRGIGYLAGDPNIKKIEDLIAIATQGLSTKN